The proteins below are encoded in one region of Helianthus annuus cultivar XRQ/B chromosome 2, HanXRQr2.0-SUNRISE, whole genome shotgun sequence:
- the LOC110911007 gene encoding bidirectional sugar transporter SWEET14, with translation MVLPGHYHHMLTLAFGLMGNIVSFAVFLSPMPTFYKVYKKKSTEGFQSIPYVVGLFSAMLWIYYALLKGNCMLLITINSVGIVIQTFYLCVFVIYAPGKARMECLKLITLFIIVGFGLIVLLTQFLTKGVKRWTIVGWICLIFSLCVFVAPLGVVRQVIRTKSVAYMPILLSIALTISAVMWFFYGLLLGDFNIAIPNTLGFTFGVLQIILYFVYKNKKPVIDEKITEFKEKMSEMDEPKVPKGKDQNTVDMV, from the exons ATGGTGCTTCCTGGTCACTACCATCACATGCTCACTTTAGCATTTGGCCTTATGg GCAATATTGTCTCATTCGCGGTGTTTCTTTCACCAAT GCCGACGTTCTATAAAGTTTACAAAAAGAAATCTACCGAAGGGTTTCAGTCGATACCTTATGTGGTGGGATTGTTTAGTGCCATGCTTTGGATCTATTACGCATTGCTAAAGGGCAACTGTATGCTTTTGATCACCATCAACTCCGTTGGCATTGTCATACAAACTTTCTATCTTTGTGTTTTCGTCATCTATGCGCCAGGGAAAGCTAGG ATGGAATGTTTGAAGCTAATCACATTGTTCATAATTGTTGGATTTGGGTTGATTGTTCTCCTTACTCAATTCCTTACAAAAGGCGTAAAGCGTTGGACGATAGTTGGATGGATTTGCCTTATATTTTCCTTGTGTGTTTTTGTCGCGCCTTTAGGTGTCGTG aggCAAGTGATCAGGACAAAAAGTGTCGCTTACATGCCAATTCTTTTGTCGATCGCGCTCACAATCAGTGCGGTTATGTGGTTCTTTTATGGTCTACTTCTAGGGGACTTTAACATCGCG ATCCCAAATACGCTCGGATTCACCTTTGGTGTCCTCCAAATTATACTTTACTTCGTTTACAAGAACAAGAAGCCTGTCATAGACGAAAAAATCACCGAATTCAAAGAAAAAATGAGTGAAATGGATGAACCAAAAGTCCCAAaaggaaaagatcaaaacacAGTCGATATGGTGTAG